A single region of the Arvicanthis niloticus isolate mArvNil1 chromosome 28, mArvNil1.pat.X, whole genome shotgun sequence genome encodes:
- the Prr18 gene encoding proline-rich protein 18, which translates to MLRLLGRVMSFSPMPPPPPPPPPPTRIQGGPAARQLSRRPCAPPVPSPAAAAAAGEKKRRPPEMLLSSSWPSTTLKRPPARRGPGLGPGTPQPPTSARVPSQPSPGRGGTSATCSAPRRVACSHIPAASTASGTSAGAGAGAGPDDATRFSLSLTPEAILVIQRRHLEKQLLARPRRPFTAPSADPRRPLVPCPRTRSSTLRRGGPTSVPDAPLAVAVSSRPPRASLLPGGLQATMPSPHPSSLRPMLKVSLLNEKHKYDDEEYEEEVEVVDEGLVRKCTEWLRGVESAAAARGRTGHLDSLPHLSTL; encoded by the coding sequence ATGCTCCGCTTGCTCGGCAGAGTCATGTCATTCTCGCCTatgccgccaccgccgccgcctcCGCCACCTCCCACCCGAATCCAGGGGGGTCCCGCCGCTCGCCAGCTATCCCGGAGACCCTGCGCGCCGCCCGTGCCCTCgccggccgccgccgccgccgcgggcGAGAAGAAGAGGAGGCCGCCCGAGATGCTGCTCTCCAGCTCCTGGCCCTCCACCACCCTGAAGAGGCCCCCGGCACGGCGCGGTCCTGGCCTGGGTCCGGGCACCCCGCAGCCGCCTACCTCCGCACGCGTCCCGTCCCAGCCCTCTCCGGGCCGTGGGGGAACCTCGGCCACGTGCTCTGCTCCCCGGCGGGTCGCCTGCAGCCACATCCCAGCGGCATCCACCGCCTCGGGGACCTctgcgggggcgggggcgggggctggGCCCGACGACGCCACGCGCTTCTCCTTGAGCCTCACCCCAGAAGCCATCCTGGTCATCCAGAGGCGCCACCTGGAGAAGCAGTTGCTGGCGCGACCCCGCAGGCCCTTCACTGCACCCTCGGCCGACCCGCGGCGCCCCCTGGTCCCCTGTCCCAGGACCAGGTCTTCGACCCTGCGGAGGGGCGGTCCCACCAGTGTCCCCGACGCGCCTCTGGCGGTGGCTGTCAGCAGCCGCCCTCCCCGTGCCTCGCTGCTGCCAGGAGGTCTGCAGGCCACTATGCCCAGCCCGCACCCCTCCAGCCTGCGCCCAATGCTTAAGGTGTCGCTGCTCAATGAGAAGCACAAGTACGATGATGAGGAGTatgaggaggaggtggaagtggTGGACGAGGGCCTCGTGCGCAAGTGCACCGAGTGGCTGCGTGGGGTGGAGTCGGCGGCAGCTGCGAGGGGCCGCACAGGGCATCTGGACTCCCTGCCGCACCTGAGCACGCTGTGA